A stretch of DNA from Methanolinea mesophila:
CTTCATGGCTATGCAACACCTCACACCGGTTCAATTACTGTAGCGGGTGTAGATTCTTATCCCCTCTCCCGATACCCTTGTACACGAATCCGTTACGGATGAACAAATCTGCATCAACAACGTTCCTGCCGTCGACAATAACCGGGTGTTTTTCCTGCATTAACATCTTCAGAAAAACCGGGTCCAGGTCATAGTACTCCGAATGCCCAGTAAAGATTGCGATCGCATCCGCTCCTTCCAAAACCACAGCTAAGTCCTTCTCGATCTCCACTCCCGGATATTCTGTTATCCAAGGATCATGCACTTTCACAATGGCCTTGGCTTCCCGCATTCGGTTCCGGTATAACTCCGAGGGGGTGTTTCTTGCATCGGCGGAGTTGGTCGTGAACGCCCACCCAAGTAATGCGATATTAGCTCCTTCTACTGTTTTTCCTGCCCTTTCAAGTCCCGCTATTGTTAAGTTGAATATGTGCTTCGGCATGAAGTCGTTGATATTCCGGGCCAGGACGAAGAGGGAATCTTTCCCTTCGGGATAGTCCAACGGCCCACCGAGGACCTTCACCCCCCGTTCCAGGTGATAGGTGTCCTTTGTCAGGCAGTGTCCGCCGACCCCGGCACCCGGCCAGAGGATCGCCCTTGTCACCCCTTCTTCCTTCAGGCTTGCAATCCCCTCCCGTACGTCGTACACGTTGATCCCCATCGCCTCGCAGTAGAGGGCGAGCTCGTTCACCGCGGCGATCTGCAGGTCACGGAACGTGTTCTCCGCGGTCTTGGTAACCTCCGCCGCCGTCGCGGTCATGGGGATGATCTTCCCTTTCGTGAGAAGCGGAGAGTAGAGCTCTGTCGCCCGCGTCGTACTCGTCTCGTCGATGCCCCCGACGATCCTGTCGTGCTCCTGGATATTCCGGATCAGCCTTCCCACCATCACCCTCTCAGGGGCATGGGCGAGGGCAAAATCCTCCCCGGCTATCATCCCGGACTCCTTTTCCAGGATCTCCCGGGCGATACCGCTGGTCGTCCCTGGGGTTATCGTCGACTCGAGGACTACGAGAGTACCCTGCTCCATGTTCTTTCCCACAAGCCTGAGGCCTTCGAAGAGGGCAGTAAAATCGGGTTCCAGGTCTTTTGGGTTCCTGAAGGGCGTCTGGATGGCCAGGGTGACCGCGTCGCATTCCCCGATTTTCGAAAAATCGGAAGTGCAGGCGAATTTCCCGGCTTCGACCACCTTTCCGATGAGTTCTTCGAGCCCGGGCTCTTCACCCTTCAGGGGGCTCTCGCCACAGTTGAGCATCTCGATCTTGTAGCCCGAGGTCTTTGAGGCCCGCTGGAAACCATACACCTTTTCGATGCCGGGAAGGTCGGCAAAGAGCACTGCCGAGGGGATTCCGACATACCCCATCCCGACCACCCCAATCCTGCGGATGGGACCTCTTTTCTTCAGTAAACCGGAAAGAATGGAATTCATGTCTGGCCATTCCCTATTCGCCATGATGTGGGATATTGTATCGGTTGTTCATTATTCCCGGCGCACACGAAATAATATCTCTTCAATTCCTGGAGGTTCACTTCATTGCACGATGGTTCATGGTCCCCGGACGCAACCGCGGATATCGTCCGGTAGCTGATGGAATTCACGAAAGTCCCGCCTTGATCGATTCGCAGATCCGGAGGTCCTCGTACGCCTGCAAAGCGGTTACCGGGAACTCTTTTCCGTCCTTTGCACATTCGAGGAACGTCTTTAACTCCACCTTGAGAGGCTCGACCTTGTTGACCATCACCTTCTCGATGATGTTCTCCTGGACATAGCGCTCGTTCTCCACATGGTAGGTCTCCGGTTTCCAATAGGAAAAAATCTCCTGGTTCATGAAGTCTCCCTCGATCGTGAGCTCTTCCTCCTCGATGTAGATCCTGCGGATCTTCTTGGAGGATTTTCTGCTTGCCGAGAGAAACGCCGGAGTCTTCCCGAACCGGAACAGTGCCGTCGCGACATCTTCGGTACCCCCGGGAGTGAGATCGAATCCGTCCGAGAAGAGGACGTGGCGGAGGATATCGATATCGTGGATCATCAGGTCTTCCACCACCGATGCCCCTGTGACACGGTACGAGGCGGGATTGTGCCGGTTCATCTCCACGTAGAGGGGGTCTTTGCAGATACGGCGCACTTCGGGAACGATCGGGTTGAACCGCTCGATGTGTCCCACGCCGAAGGTGGTCCCTTTCCCAATAAGGGGAAGAAGTGCCTCTGTCTCCTTCGTAGTTGCACATATCGGCTTCTCCATCAGGACGTGAATATTCTTCGGGAGGACCGTCCTCGCTACTTCGAGATGAAACTGGGTGGGCACACAGATACTCACCGCTTCCACGTTCTTCACCAGCTCCTCGATACTGGAACAGGGTGTCGCACCATTCTCCATGCCGACCGCTGTCGCGGCCTGGTAGTTCACATCATAGACGTATAAACCGGAGACGGGCCTCAGTTCTGAGTACACCCTGACATGATTCTTCCCCATGACCCCGACGCCTATTACCCCTACATCCATGACTATTTCACCTCGTTCAATATTGTGACGATATAATCCCTCTCCGTATCAGTCACCGACGGGTGAACCGGGATACTGATGACTTGATCTGCAAGCCTTGCGGATACCGGGCATTTCGTATCACCCGCAATCTCTCTGAACACAGGTTGCCTGTGCAGAGGTATCGGGTAATGAACTGCATTCCCGATGCCTTTCCCGGAAAGGTATGCAGAAAGGCTTTCTCTCGTCATAGGACCGTTCTCCATGACTTTGAGCACATACTGATGGAAAACGTGAGTTGCTCCGGGGACTTCGAACGGAGGGATTATTCCTGCGGCCCGGATATTCTTCGAATAATACCTTGCAATCGCTCTCCTTCGCGAATTAAACGAATCGAGTTTATTCAGCTGGACACATCCCATGGCGCCTCCGATATCGCTCATCCGGTAGTTGAACCCGAGGCAGGAATGGAGATATTTCTCGCTCTGTCCGTGATTAATTATTATCCGGATCCTTTCGGCGAGGTCCCGGTTGTCGGTGGTCACCATACCCCCCTCACCGGTGGTCATATTCTTCGTGGGATAGAACGAGAAACATGCCGCATCCCCTAACCCTCCGGCCTTTTTATTATGATATTCCGCCCCGTGAGCCTGGGCAGCGTCCTCGATCAGGGGTATCTTCGCATCTTCGCAGAGTTCCCAGACCGGGGTGACCTCAAACGGCTGTCCAAACAGGTGTACACCTATCACAGCCCTGGTTTTCGGGCCAATACACTCCTGAACTGAAATGGGATTCACATTGAATGTCCTTTCCTCCACGTCGGCGAATACCGGCCTGGCCCCGCACATGCACACGCTCGATGCCGTGGCGAAGAACGTGAAGTCCGGCACGATCACCTCGTCCCCTGGCCGTACCCCGAGAGCAAGAAGCGTCGCGTGAAGCGCGGCAGTTCCATTATTTACTGCGACGGCCTCAGCCACGCTACAGTACTCGGCAAAATTTTTCTCAAACCGGGCCACGTTCTCCCCCTGGGCGAGCATCCCGGAATACAGGACGTCCGCGACCGCCGACACCTCTTCCCCCCCCATCGAGGGTTTCGCAATCGGAATCATATGAACGTCCTCATCTGATCGGGGAGGTCCCGTATCCGTGCGGGAGATCCGATCGCCATCTTCCCTTCGGGAACGTCCCTGGTCACGACCGATCCCGCTGCAACTGCTGCCTTTTTCCCGATCCTGATGCCGGGCAGAATGGTACAGTTAGCCCCGATGACTGCCGAATCACCGACCACAGGTCCTTTCAGTTCAGGTTTCCCTGTCGGGGGGTACCGGTCATTCGTGAGGACCGCATTCGGGCCGATAAACACATTATTTCCTATCTCCGTAAGGGTTGGAATGAAGACCATGCTCTGGATCCTCACCCCGTTTCCGATAGTACAGAATCCCTCGATTACCGTCGCAGTCCCTATCGCAACATCCGACCCGATTCTGGTCTTTTCCCGGATCATGACGTTATGGCCGGTCTGGAAATTATCCCCTATCTCCACATCGCAGTAGATTATCGTCCCGGTCCTAAGTATCGCATGGTTTCCTATTACTGTGCCGGGAAAATCCGTTTGTCCTAGCCGTTCCCGTGAAGGGAAACCAAGGATCACTGGTTCAAAAAGCTGAGCGGAATTCCCAATGGAATTTTTTCCATATCGTGTCATTGTTGGTGTACGCCCCCCCAGAGCGGGATATGAAGTGATTTTAAAATTCACTCAATAAATGGAAGATATAATTCAAGATAAATACATCGTTTTTGAAAAAAAGCCTATCCATAGTTGCCACCTCAAGATTTCGCGGCAAATTCGGTTTCATAACTCCCTGGAGTGTTTTGTCGAGCGCGCCGCCTGACCCGAATTTCATAAGATCCAGGCGCAAAATCCAAAAAAATCTTTTACTGGGCGAAGGATGTGAAAACCGGGGTTAGGTCTTACCACCTTCGGGCTACCCTTTGAAAGGTTGATATTTCACTGACCTTGCACACAGAATCAATCCATTGAGGAACCCCTTGAAATAACAGAACAATAATTTTGCACTTTTATGCTTAACCAAATGAACATACACCGTATGCCCGATATCATAAGAGAATAAATAAAAATAAAATTTGAAAAAACGGGCATCCGTGGAATATTTTTTCATGAAATACATCCGGTTACGTGTCATATAATATTCAAAAAACCCGGTGATTCTTCTCGTGGTGAAAGAAACCTTATGCCAGACTTTGGCATTCTTCAGACAAACGATCCTCAATCCCAGTTTTTTCACTCTTACACAAAAATCCACGTCTTCCCAGTAGGCGAAATATTCGGGATCGTATAGTCCGGTCCGTATGATAGTATTGTGTGAAATGAGGAGAAACCCGTGATAATCGATGTCCAGGCACGCAGGAAATTCTGTATCTTTTTGTCCGTTATAGAGAAGAGACGTGGTTGCATGGTCCCAGTCGATCATTGCGCCTCCGAGTTGAATGATTTCAGGTGCATCGTAATAATAGACCAAGGGTGACGCAATCCCGATCGAAGGATCGGATTCCATGCAATGCAATAATTCCTTGAGCATGTTTTCGTTGCACATCACATCGTTGTTGGAAATAAAAAGATAATCAAAACCCATTTCGAGTGCATGCCGGATCCCGACATTCTGCCCTTCCGCAACACCGTAATTTTTCCCGAGCTCGATCACGGTGAATTCAGGGAAAAGAGTCTTTACCATCTGCTGAGAGCCGTCTTTTGATCCATTATCAACGACAATTACGTCATAATTTGAATAGTCAATTTTTTTATAGGAATGTAAACACTCTTCAAGAACATTTTTCGCATCCCAGTTTACGACAACGATAATTACCTTTTTTGGATGTTCCAAATATTTTCACCTTTATGGGGCAATTTTTATTGAGAGAGGGGTTTAAGTTCCAACTCTAAAAATTATCCTATTTAATCCAAATTCGAATCACTTAAGAGGGTTCGCACAATAATTCTGGATGCTATCCGGGGGGAGTACCAATTTTCAGTTATGTACCGGAAAGGGGCCAGGTACATTGTTTCGGGACAGCCCGGATTCTGTGAAAGGTACTGTGACAGCCCAAAATGCCTGTAACCTGGAGGCAGAGCAGGAAAGTCTTGCAAATTAGGTTCTTTCTCCAGCGGGTACTTTTCGCTCAGGAAGATCCGGGAATTCAATGTATGAAACACAGGGTAGGGATCACGGGCCGGCACGGGTTCCTTGGCACAAGTCTCGACAGGTATCTCCAGAGATATGAGGATGAGATCGAGGTAATCCCATTTTCCCGGGATATGTTCTCACAACCGCATGACCTGATTGAATTTTGCCGGAACTGCGATACAATCGTTCATTTTGCCGCGGTGACCCGGGGTGACGAAGAGGCCGTGTACCGGGTCAACATGGATCTCGTGCTATCACTCTGCTCGGCCCTCGAACATGTGGAACACGTTCCTCACGTGATATATGCCTCATCGGTGCATGAAACCCGGAACACCGGGTACGGGCGGTCGAAACGTGAGGGAAGGATGCTGCTGGAGGAATGGGCCCGGAAGAACGGGTCCCCCTTTACCGGCCTGGTGATCCCGAATGTCTTCGGCCCGTTCTGCCGCCCGTTCTACCTTTCCTTCATCGCAACCTTCTGTTACCAGCTCACTCACGGGCAGGAGGCAGAGATCCACGTCGATGCCCTCATGAACCTGGTGTACGTGGAGGAGCTGATGGAACTGCTGGTATCCCTGATCCGTACAGGTCCGCAGGAGTCCTGCATCACCGTCCCGCCGGGCGGGGTATTCCTGGTCAGCGAAGTGCTCGAAAAACTGACCGGCTTTCGCGACCTGTACTGTGTCCAGGGGATTGTCCCCCCGCTGGACGAACCCTTCGACCGCAGACTTTTCACCACGTTCCACTCGTACGTTGAGCCGGCCCATTTCCCGGTCCCCCTGGACGTTTCCCGAGAGGGGGATACAAGAGTCGCAGCACCGGGAGAGAAAGACAGAGAGGGGGTAGTCATCTCCATGCTGGCATCAGGAGGGGAGAAGGATCATGAGAAGGTTGTCATCTCCATGCTGGCATCAGGAGGCGAGAAGGACCGTGGAAAGGCCGTCGTCTCCATGCTGGCATCAGGAGGCGAGAAGGACCGTGGAAGGGCCGCGGTCTCCATGCTGGCATCAGGAGGCGAGAAGGATCGTGAGAGGGCCGCGGTCTCCATGCTGGCATCAGGAGGCGAGAAGGATCGTGGAAGGGCCATCACCTCCATGCTGGCATCAGGAGGTGAGAAGGATCGTGAGAGGGCCGCCGTCTCCGTGCTGGCACTTGGAGGTGAGAAGGATCGTGGAAGGGCCGTCGTTTCGGTGCTCGCACCGGGCAAACGCATGGGAAATCACTACCATGCCGAAACATTCGAACGTCTCTCCATCCTCCAGGGGAATGCGTCCCTGCGGATGAGGAGGATCGACTCGGAGTGGGTCACCGAATACGACCTGGATGGAGATGCTCCGGGCTATATTGATATTCCGGTGTATCATACGCATGAAATCACAAATACCGGGGTCTCTGATCTCGTCACAGTGGTATGGAGCGATACGAGCGACGAACGGGATACCTTTTTTGAGACGATATGAAAATCGAGGCGCATCAACCCCGCCCGACCCGTTGTTCCACGGGGCCCGTGTTTTTTCCCACTATCAGCATTGATCCGGTTTCGTTCTCCCGATTCCGGAGAATGGCGGTGATGCAACCACCTGAGAGTAGAATCTGGTGCGGAAGTGAACAATGTCGGCGCATTGAGAGCAGGATTCGGGTGACAGAGATATCCCAGAATAAACCGAAATAGTTTCTATCGCTAAAAAAAAATACGTAACACATACGAAATCCCACGTGTGAACCTGGCATGCCTCCGCTGTTGTCGATCATAATACCCACGAGAAACAGGCAGAAATATGCAATCTCTACCGTTGAGAGTATTTTGAACATTCAGGATCCCGATCTCGAACTCGTGGTTCAGGACAACAGTACTACCGGGGAACTGGGAGAGTACCTGCGGAACACCACCGATGATGAACGCCTGGTCTATCACTATAATCCCCGTCCCGTGTCGATGATAGACAATTTCGAATGTGCGGTCAGATCGTCTTCAGGGCGGTATTTGTGTTGTATCGGGGATGACGACGGTCTCAATCCCGGGATCCTCGAGGTAGCACGCCAGGCGGATGAGGAAGGGTGGGATGCGGTCATACCGGCGATCAATGTCGTGTATTACTGGCCGGGTTCCCTGGGACGCGGTAGTACAAAAAAAGATCCGGATGACGGGGTATTGCACATTAATCCGTATTCAGCGGATATTTCGTTCGCCGATTCAGAGTCCGAACTCAGGAGACTTGTCCGGGACGGAGGACTGAATTACTTTCTCGCGGGAATTCCGAGGTTATACCACGGGATTGTAAGTCGAACGGTGTTACACGCAATATATGAAACAACCGGCTCACATTTCGGGGGATTGTCCCCTGATGTCTATATCGCCGTTGCGAGCGCCGGTTATGCAAAAAAAGTAGTTACGGTAAATTATCCGTTGACTATCTTAGGTGCCTGCGAAGCGAGCGCTACCGCCCAATCCGAGCGCGGGGAACATAGCGGACCACTTGAGAACGCTCCCCATTTCCAGCACAGGGAACACTATCAATGGTCGACGCGTGTCCCCTGTTTCTATTGCGTCGAGACGATTTGGGCCGATTCCATGGTCGCTGCCTTGACCGCCCTGGGAAGACACGATCTCCTGCGCGAGTTCAATACCACGAATCTCGCAGCCCATTGCATTCTCTATTACCCGAAATATTTCCCGGTCATCATCCGTGACATGGTACGGTATTTCAGGGAAACACCTACGGACCTTGCTACCGGAATGGTGAGATTCTCACACCTGATAGTGCATAATTTCAGGAACGACGTGCTGAAACGGTATCGTGCGAGAATCTGGGGGACCTCAGGACCTCCATGCACCACATACCATAATGTTCGCGACATACAGGAAGCGATGGGCATCCTGGCCGGGTACCTGGATCAGAACAACCCGGAATTCATGGACTCGATATCGAACACGAAACTGGAACAGGGGATTTAATGTTCCTGGTCCGGGCCGACGGCCTCACGTGAAACCTCATCCGCCTGGACCTGGGTTTGCATCAGGGAGGGCCCGGTACGAACGATCGATCCCTTACATCCCCTTTTTCCTGATATATTCCCCCAGTTCCCCCTTCATCCCCTCATCCTCCATCGCGTACTCGATGATCGTCTCGATATAGCCGAGTTTATCCCCGGTGTCGAACCTCTTCCCGGTATATTTGTACGCATATACATCCTCTTTTTTCATCAGCTGCCGGATTGCATCGGTCAGCTGGATCTCTCCGCCAGCACCCGGGGTCACCAGATCAAAGCAGGGAAATAGTGCGGGTGTGAACACGTACCTTCCAATCGCCCCGAGATTTGACGGAGCGTGTTCAGCCCGGGGTTTCTCTACGATATCCTCGAGAAGAAAGAGGTTGTCGCCCTCTTCACGTCCTTTGATGATCCCGTACTTGCTGATATCCTTCTTTGCAACCTCCTGTACCGCAATCACGGATCCACCGGTCTTCTCGAACACGTCGATGAGCCGGCGTGTGCAGGGGATCCCGTCCTTCATGATGTCGTCGCCGAGGAGCACCGCGAACGGGTCGTCACCGCAATGCTTTTCGGCCGAACGAACCGCATCGCCGAGGCCTTTCGGCTCCGTCTGGCGGGTGAAATGGATACCCCGGAACCTGGATATCTCGTTCAGGTCCTTCAGCTGCTGGTTCTTTCCATGACGCTCGAGGTGCATCCGGAGCTCCGGTGCGTCGTCGAAATAGTCCTCGACCGCGCGTTTCCCCCGCCCGGTGATGATCAGGATGTCATCGATCCCCGAATCGAAGGCTTCCTCGACGACATAGTGGATGACCGGCTTATCAATGATGGGAAGCATCTCCTTGGGCATCGATTTCGTCACGGGAAGGAATCGCGTGCCGAGACCCGCCGCCGGTATGACCGCTTTCCTCACCCGGGTCTTCTTCTTCACCATGATATGCTCACCCCGGAAATCGGGCGTCCGGCAGGAAGGGGGTCGCCTGCCCGCCCCGCCGCGCAGCGCCGGAGGCAGCGCAAATCCCCCCGCATCACCAGCACACTCCCTCGTAGATTGCTGCCTCCCTGCGGGCCCTGGCGATCCTCCGGCCGTCAATCACGATCTTCCCCCGGTAGTCCAGGTCCTCGAATTCCTTCCACTCGGTGACGATAAGGACCGCATCGGCGTCGAGCACCTCTTTCGCGGTCCCTGCGTACCTGATATCCGGGAAGAGCGGCCTGAAGTTGTCTGCCGCGATCGGGTCGAACGCGACAACCCTCGCTCCTTCGCGGAGCAGTGCCCGGATCACCGGGACCGCTCTGCTCTCCCTCACGTCGTCGCTGTCCGGCTTGAACGCGAGGCCCAGGACCCCGATGGTCTTCCCGCGTAGTTCCAGGTGCCGTTCAAGGAGGCTGACCAGGTTCGCAGGCTGCGCCTCGTTCCGTTCCATCACGGCGTCCAGGATAAAGGGCTCGATGCCGGTCGCCCGTGCATGCGCAATGAGCGCCCGGACGTCCTTCGGGAAGCAGGAACCGCCGAACCCGATCCCGGACCGGAAGAACTGGTGGCCGATCCGTGAGTCCATGCCTACCCCTTCAAACACCTCGTAGCTGTCGATACCGAGCTTCTTGCAGAGATTCCCGATCTCGTTCGCGAAACTGATCTTGGTGGCGAGGAAGGCATTGCTGGTGTATTTTATCATTTCCGAGGTACGGAGTGTCGTGAAAAAAACCGGGGCGTCGAGAGGTTCGTAGACCTGCTCCATGACCTTCCTGCTCCTGTCGTCGTGTACCCCGATGACCACCCGGTCCGCGTAGAAGAAGTCCTCCACCGCGGTCCCTTCTTTCAGGAACTCGGGGTTGGATGCCACGCCGAAGTCGAGGAATGCCTTCTTCCCGGATTCACGTTCCAGTATCGGGATCACGATGGTCTCCGTGGTACCGGGGAGGACGGTACTCTTCATGATGATCGTGCGATAGTTCCCATCCGACCCGAGACTTTTCCCTATCGTCCGGGATACCTCTTCCACCTGGCCCAGATCGATCGATCCGTCCTCCAGTGAAGGGGTACCGACGCAGACGAACGTGACCTCCGAATCGCGGACCGCACCGGCGAGATCGGTCGTGGTCCGGATCCTCGCCGTGTTCCTCTCCAGCAGGTCGTCGAGCCCCTTCTCGAAGATGGGGCTCACCCCGGAGCTGATCAGGTCGAGCTTCCTCTGGTCACGACCCACGAACACGACATTGTGCCCCATTTCCGCGAGGCACGCTCCGGTGACGGCTCCGACATACCCGGTCCCTATCACGGTGATATGCATCGTGTTCATAGACGTACGCCCCCCGTTCGAGAAGGAGACGACCCTGTGGAAGGAAAAAAAATCATTATTTGTCCGGGAGTGCAGCGTTTCATTCTCAAAACCTTCCCGTTATTGTTCGTAGTATGAAATTATAATAATTCTTCAATTTTTTCAGATCGTGCGGCCGCTTCATCCGGGAAGCATCTGTCTCTCCCGTTCACCAGAAGCATCCCGGGATTCAGGTTCATTTTTCGCCCGATACCTCACCTTTATTGAGCCCGGACAATCACTAAAGGTTAAATGCTACCCTGATGACCTAGTAGATGAGGGGAGCGTTGAGGTTATTATCAGGAAGCAAGGAATATGGAGGCAAATTCCTCGGTCTTTGCACCCGCTTATTGTCCGGGAAAGAACCAGGACAGGAGCAGTATTGTGAAGAGGAGATCCGGTTATTGCCCTGTTTATGCGACAAAAATAAGATTTCCCTCGATATCGGGGCCCATTGGGGAGAATATACCTTCTGGCTGGAGAAATATTCGAAATGCACCTATGCCTTCGAACCCCACCCGGATATGATCGAAAAACTCCATGAAAGATTTTCACAATATCCCAATGTGAAAATTATTCCCTATGCGGTATCGGACAGGAATGGTAGTGCCGAGCTTTATACTCCGTCGGTACACGGGGAAGAGATCATCGGCCTGTCCACGATCAACCTGGAAAAGAACAAACTGGACGGTTTTCCAATCGTAAAAAATCCGGTGAAAACGATCCGGCTGGACGATTGTCACCTGGATGAGGTCGGGTTCATCAAAATTGACGTCGAAGGGAACGAACGGGAAGTCCTCGAAGGAGCACAGAATATCCTTGAAAAGTACCACCCTGGCATTATGGTCGAGCTGGAAAACAGGCATCACCCCGGTGCAATCGATTCCATCGGTCGGTTCATGGAAGAATTCCATTATATGGGCTATTTCTTTTTCGAGGGAAAATTATTCGAAATGGTACATTTTCAACCCGAAGACCACCAGAATATAAAAAATCTGAATGAGACCGGCACCGGCAGGCGGGAAAATACCATCTACATTAACAATTTCATTTTCATACACAATTCGGACCGATCCACACTCAGGAAACTTACGAAATTCCTGAAACCGAAGGAACCCATAAAATTACACTGAGTTTCGAGGGGTTGTCCCCCCGGGCGGGAGAATAATCAGGATTATTTTTTCAGAATGCCTCCGATTGTAGTTCTCCGCACGTTACTAAAAAAGAGGACATGTTGTAGTTCCCCGCAGGTTACTAAAAAAATAAGGGACTCTCCCTTCATTCACCCCGCTCCCTTCTTCGCGTACATCCCTCCTCCCTTGATCAGCCCGTACTCGATCTCGTAGTAAGCCCCGGGGACAGAGATCACATAGTTAATCTTCTTCTCGGCCTCGGCATTACAGATCTGCTGCAGGAGCGAGGCCTGATCAGTCTGCGAATGTCCGCAGATCACCCAACGACGGGTCTCGTCGGTCATCTTCCAGGACCGCCCCGGGACCGCTGCAGGAGGTGACGTAATCTTCTCGTCCCCGGGGTCGAAGAAAGATATCACATCCCCGGCTCTCTCTTCGGCCTTTTTCTTCCCGGAATGCTGCCAGAGCGCCGCCAGGGAAGCCCCGGCGGCGGCAGTCAGCTCAACGATCTGCAGGATCCCTGGATCCATAGGCAATCCCCACGGCAACGATCTCGTGGTCTTCGCAGTGTCTGGTGAACTCCTCGCAGACCCGGTCGAACCTCCCGATCTTCTGGTAGATGCTCCAGAGGGCCGGGTAGATGGGGAGGATGGCCGCAAGAAGGAGTGCTGTCAGTTCATAATCCATTGTCAGTCACCCCGGTGTCGATGAGAGAGAAACTGCTCCGAAGAGTGAGTGCTGTCATTTCATAGTCCATTATGGTCACCCCGGTGTCGATGAGAGAGAACTGCTCCGAGGAGGAGCGCTGTGAGTTCGTAGTCCATTGTCGATCACCTCGTTTTCAACAGAATATGGAAAGGGAGCAGGAATATCGGGAAGATGAGAAATGGAGAGGGGGACCGATGAGGGGAACGCAGAGGGTTGGTTCTCTCCTCTCCTCATCTTCCGGTTCCCTTTCCCGTTCCCGTTCAGGCCAGGGCGGGCAGTGCGTCCGCCCAGGTCTCGAGTGCGGTCACGATGCCGTCGTCCGAGTAGGAGGAGACGGTCACCCGGTCCCTTGCGAAGGCAACGTAGTAGATCTCTCCTGCAGCGCTATGGCACTTCAGGGTGCAG
This window harbors:
- a CDS encoding glycosyltransferase family 2 protein, with amino-acid sequence MPPLLSIIIPTRNRQKYAISTVESILNIQDPDLELVVQDNSTTGELGEYLRNTTDDERLVYHYNPRPVSMIDNFECAVRSSSGRYLCCIGDDDGLNPGILEVARQADEEGWDAVIPAINVVYYWPGSLGRGSTKKDPDDGVLHINPYSADISFADSESELRRLVRDGGLNYFLAGIPRLYHGIVSRTVLHAIYETTGSHFGGLSPDVYIAVASAGYAKKVVTVNYPLTILGACEASATAQSERGEHSGPLENAPHFQHREHYQWSTRVPCFYCVETIWADSMVAALTALGRHDLLREFNTTNLAAHCILYYPKYFPVIIRDMVRYFRETPTDLATGMVRFSHLIVHNFRNDVLKRYRARIWGTSGPPCTTYHNVRDIQEAMGILAGYLDQNNPEFMDSISNTKLEQGI
- the galU gene encoding UTP--glucose-1-phosphate uridylyltransferase GalU, with product MVKKKTRVRKAVIPAAGLGTRFLPVTKSMPKEMLPIIDKPVIHYVVEEAFDSGIDDILIITGRGKRAVEDYFDDAPELRMHLERHGKNQQLKDLNEISRFRGIHFTRQTEPKGLGDAVRSAEKHCGDDPFAVLLGDDIMKDGIPCTRRLIDVFEKTGGSVIAVQEVAKKDISKYGIIKGREEGDNLFLLEDIVEKPRAEHAPSNLGAIGRYVFTPALFPCFDLVTPGAGGEIQLTDAIRQLMKKEDVYAYKYTGKRFDTGDKLGYIETIIEYAMEDEGMKGELGEYIRKKGM
- a CDS encoding UDP-glucose dehydrogenase family protein, whose translation is MNTMHITVIGTGYVGAVTGACLAEMGHNVVFVGRDQRKLDLISSGVSPIFEKGLDDLLERNTARIRTTTDLAGAVRDSEVTFVCVGTPSLEDGSIDLGQVEEVSRTIGKSLGSDGNYRTIIMKSTVLPGTTETIVIPILERESGKKAFLDFGVASNPEFLKEGTAVEDFFYADRVVIGVHDDRSRKVMEQVYEPLDAPVFFTTLRTSEMIKYTSNAFLATKISFANEIGNLCKKLGIDSYEVFEGVGMDSRIGHQFFRSGIGFGGSCFPKDVRALIAHARATGIEPFILDAVMERNEAQPANLVSLLERHLELRGKTIGVLGLAFKPDSDDVRESRAVPVIRALLREGARVVAFDPIAADNFRPLFPDIRYAGTAKEVLDADAVLIVTEWKEFEDLDYRGKIVIDGRRIARARREAAIYEGVCW
- a CDS encoding FkbM family methyltransferase; protein product: MPCLCDKNKISLDIGAHWGEYTFWLEKYSKCTYAFEPHPDMIEKLHERFSQYPNVKIIPYAVSDRNGSAELYTPSVHGEEIIGLSTINLEKNKLDGFPIVKNPVKTIRLDDCHLDEVGFIKIDVEGNEREVLEGAQNILEKYHPGIMVELENRHHPGAIDSIGRFMEEFHYMGYFFFEGKLFEMVHFQPEDHQNIKNLNETGTGRRENTIYINNFIFIHNSDRSTLRKLTKFLKPKEPIKLH